In Carassius carassius chromosome 5, fCarCar2.1, whole genome shotgun sequence, one genomic interval encodes:
- the LOC132141609 gene encoding metal cation symporter ZIP14 isoform X1 codes for MSNRARRVAGSVMTLRPANGCRQLTLTFGLTLTLGLLQWPVGDVSGQDGPSPAQILQELLTSYGDNTSISVPQLRALLVRLNGGQSGDLHDAQTQPTKTNASQCLAADTLAAYGMSEQSRIDERGLQEICPTMIQQLDSQACKIKQVQESETSPRPTDAEVWGYGFLCVTVISLCSLVGASVVPFMRKTFYKRLLLYFIALAIGTLYSNALFQLIPEAFGFNPMEDYYVPKSAVVFGGFYLFFFTEKVLKMILKPKDREGHGHGHSHFPAERYASSNGDLEDGVMEKLQNGETGGASGPRAEADVRGLGEDDKILSTGQTVQDSQSSGGCYWLKGRGYSDIGTLAWMITLSDGLHNFIDGLAIGASFTASVFQGISTSVAILCEEFPHELGDFVILLNAGMSIQQALFFNFLSACCCYLGMGFGILAGNNFSPNWIFALAGGMFLYIALADMFPEMNEVSREEEEAGGSGSLLTFAIQNAGLLTGFAIMLVLTIYSGQIQLG; via the exons ATGAGCAACAG AGCTCGACGTGTTGCTGGTAGCGTCATGACCCTGAGACCAGCCAATGGCTGCAGACAGCTGACCTTGACCTTTGGCCTGACCCTGACTCTAGGCCTGCTGCAGTGGCCAGTAGGAGATGTCAGTGGTCAGGATGGACCGTCTCCTGCGCAGATCCTTCAGGAGTTACTGACAAGCTACGGAGACAACACCAGCATCTCCGTCCCTCAGCTCCGAGCGCTCCTCGTGCGCTTAAACGGAGGCCAGAGCGGAGACCTCCATGATGCACAAACACAGCCCACCAAAACCAATGCATCTCAG TGCTTGGCTGCAGACACTCTGGCAGCGTATGGGATGAGCGAACAGTCCCGTATAGATGAACGAGGCCTGCAGGAAATCTGCCCTACCATGATACAGCAGCTGGACTCACAAGCGTGTAAGATCAAACAGGTCCAAGAGTCAGAGACCAGCCCCAGACCCACTGATGCTGAGG TGTGGGGGTATGGGTTCCTGTGTGTGACCGTGATATCTCTGTGTTCACTGGTCGGGGCGAGTGTGGTTCCCTTCATGAGGAAAACCTTTTACAAGCGGTTGCTGCTGTACTTCATAGCCCTGGCCATTGGTACTCTGTACTCCAACGCACTCTTTCAACTAATCCCAGAG GCCTTCGGATTCAACCCCATGGAGGATTATTATGTGCCTAAGTCTGCCGTCGTGTTTGGAGGATTTTACCTGTTCTTCTTTACAGAGAAAGTCCTGAAGATGATCTTAAAGCCAAAGGACAGG GAAGGGCATGGCCACGGCCACAGTCACTTTCCCGCGGAGCGCTATGCCAGCTCTAATGGAGATTTGGAGGATGGTGTGATGGAGAAACTGCAGAATGGAGAGACTGGAGGAGCATCTGGACCCAGAGCCGAAGCAGATGTCAGAGGACTCGGAGAAGACGACAAAATTCTCAGCACTGGCCAGACAGTACAG GACTCTCAGAGCTCGGGTGGATGTTATTGGCTGAAGGGCAGGGGTTACTCTGACATCGGGACTCTGGCGTGGATGATCACTCTGAGCGACGGTCTTCATAATTTCATCGATGGTTTGGCCATCGGAGCCTCCTTCACTGCGTCTGTGTTTCAGGGCATCAGTACTTCGGTGGCGATTCTGTGTGAGGAGTTTCCACACGAGCTCG GTGATTTTGTAATCCTGCTAAACGCTGGCATGAGCATCCAGCAGGCGCTCTTCTTTAACTTCCTGTCAGCGTGCTGCTGTTATCTGGGCATGGGCTTCGGCATCCTGGCCGGGAACAACTTCTCTCCTAACTGGATCTTTGCTCTGGCCGGAGGCATGTTCCTCTACATCGCGCTGGCTGATATG